In Mycolicibacterium lutetiense, the sequence GGTGCGCCGAAAGGCCAGTTATTACCCGGAGTTTCCCCAGCTCAGTGCAAGAACTGGCCACTCGGGCGAGAAAATTACGAGGTGCCCAGCGGGTCGATGGTCCAGGCGATGTAGAGCACGATGGCACTCACCGTCGCGGTGGTCGTGAAGTCGATGGTCCGCGAACGCACCACCAGGAGCCCGGCCCGGTCATCGGTCAGGGCCAGCCGCAGCGCGGCCGCAGCGCCCACGCCGATCCCGATGACCAGCGCGCCGCGGCGCCAATAGCCCGCCGCCACCAAGGCGAACGCCGCAATGAAGAACAGCCCGACCACCAGGATCGGCCACTGTCCGGCGAACACCTTGCGGACGAACTCATTCACCGTCACGCCAGTTTCGACTCTTCGAGCTCGACGACATTGCTCAGCAGGAACGCCCGCGTCAACGGACCCACCCCGCCCGGGTTGGGCGACACGTGCCCGGCCACGTCCCAGACATCGGGCGCAACGTCACCGGTGAGCTTGCCGTCCACCCGGCTGACGCCGACGTCGACGACGGCCGCGCCGGGCTTGACCATGTCGGCGGTCACCATGTGCGGCACCCCGACCGCGGCGATGATGATGTCGGCCTGCCGCGTCAGACTCGGCAGATCGCGGGTGCCCGTGTGGCACAGCGTCACCGTGGCGTTCTCCGATCGTCGGGTCAGCAGCAGGCCCATCGGCCGGCCGACGGTGACCCCGCGCCCGATCACCACGACGTGCGCCCCCGCGATCGGCACGTCGAACCGGCGCAACAGGTGCACGATCCCACGGGGAGTACACGGCAGCGGTGCCTCTTTACCGAGCACGAGCCGGCCGAGGTTGGTCGGATGCAGACCGTCGGCGTCCTTGGCCGGGTCGATGCGCTCCAGTGCGGCGTTCTCGTCGAGATGCTTGGGCAGCGGCAGCTGCACGATGTAGCCCGTGCACTCCGGGTTGGCATTGAGCTCGTCGATGGTCTCATCGAGCTGAGCCTGGGTGATATCGGCAGGCAGGTCACGGCGGATGGAGGTGATCCCGACCTTGGCGCAGTCGGCATGCTTGCCGCGCACGTAGGCCTGCGAACCGGGGTCGTCACCGACCAACACGGTCCCGAGCCCGGGCGTGCGGCCCGCTTCGGTCAACTTCGCGACGCGCTGCTTGAGATCCACGAAGATCTCGTCACGCGTGGCCTTACCGTCCAACACAATCGCACCCACGGCTGCCATTGTGTCAGCCACGTGGCAGGCTCAGCATATGAACACCCAGCCCAATGTGTTCACTGATGTATTCAGTGAGGCCAAACTCGGCCCCTTGACGCTGCGTAACCGCATCATCAAGGCCGCCACCTTCGAAGCTTCGACCCCTGATGCGCTGGTCACCGATGATTTGATCAACTACCACCGGCTGCCCGCGGCCGGCGGTGTCGGCATGACCACCGTCGCGTACTGCGCGGTGTCCCAGGGTGGCCGCACCGACGGTTGGCAGATCTGGATGCGGCCCGAGGCGGTGCCCGGGCTGACCAGACTGACCGACACCGTCCACGCCGAGGGCGCTGCCATCAGCGCCCAGATCGGCCATGCCGGCCCGGTGGCCAATTCGCGCACCAACAAGGCCAAGGCGCTGGCCCCCGTGCGGTTCTTCAACCCGCTGTCGATGCGGTTCGCCAAGAAGGCCACTATCGACGACATCCGCGACGTCACCGAAGCCCACGCCAACGCCGCGCGGCTGGCCATCGACTCGGGATTCGACGCCGTCGAGGTGCACCTCGGCCACAACTACCTGGCCAGCTCGTTCCTGTCCCCGCTGATCAACCGCCGCACCGACGAATTCGGCGGGTCCTTGGAGAACCGGGCGAAGGTGGCCCGAGGCGTGGTGCGGGCGGTGCGTGACGCCGTCGACAAGCACGGCGACCGCAAGATCGCCGTCATCGCCAAGCTCAACATGAGCGACGGTATCCGCGGCGGTATCCCGATGGATGAGTCGCTGCAGACCGCCAAGTGGCTCGAGGAAGACGGTGGCCTGGACGCCATCGAACTCACCGCAGGCAGCTCGCTGGTCAACCCGATGTACCTGTTCCGCGGCGGCGCGCCGGTCAAGGAATTCGCCGCGAACTTCAAACCCCCGATCAGCTGGGGCATCCGGATGAGCGGCAACAAGTTCTTCCGCGAATACCCGTACCACGAGGCATATCTGATGCGCGACGCCGAGAAGTTCCGCGCCGAGCTGACCATGCCGATCATCCTGCTGGGCGGTATCACCAACCGCGAGACCATGGACCGGGCGATGGCGGCAGGCTTCGAGTTCATCGCGATGGGCCGGGCGCTACTCGCCGAGCCGGATCTGCTCAACCGGATCCAGGCCGAGGAAACCAAGGGTTCGGTCAAATCGCTGTGCACGCACTGCAACGAGTGCATGCCGACCATCTACAGCCACACCCATTGCGTGGTGACGGGAGCGCCCGACACACTCGTGAAGTGAGCACAGACGCCATCAGCGACACCATGGTGACCTACCGCTACGTGCGGGTCGGGCTGGTCGCGCTGGTGGTGTTCCTGCTGACCTCGCTGGCATTGACCTGGGCGCACACCTGCCCGCAGGGGTCGATCAGCGCGTTCTTCTACACCCGCACCCACGCGGTGTTCCTGGCTTCCCTGTGCGCGATCGGCATCTGCCTGATCGCCTACAAGGGCAGCCGGGTGGGCGAGGACGCGCTGCTGAACTACTCCGGGTTCATGGCCTTCATCGTCGCCCTGGTGCCCACCGGTTCCGACGACCTGTGCCGGCCATGGCTTCCCACGGTGAGCGACCCGTTCGGGGGTGTCGCCAACAACGTCGCCGCACTGTTCGTGGCCGTCGCCGTCGGCACCGGCATGTACCTGGCGCTGGACCGCTGGCGGCGCCCGCAGCGGGCCCCGGTGCCCTCCGCCCCGTCCTGCGCTGAGGCCGCCACCCTGTGGAAGACTGTCGCCACCGCGCTTCTTCGGGTCGAAAAATGGCTCCCGACAGCATTATTGATCATCGCTATCGCCGGCGCCCCGCTGATGTTGTGGGACTGGTTCGCCGAACATGCGCACGTCATCGCCGCGGTGGCGATGTTCCTGGCCATCACGCTCGTCGCGGTCTACCACGCGTGCTACGCACGTGCCGCCGTGCGCCGACACCTGGCCCGGTTCTACGCCACCATCGCGGCGCTCATGCTCGTCACCGTCGTGGCCGGCATCGTGCTGCTGGTCCTGGGGTGGCACTTCGGTGTCATCGCCACCGAACTCACCCTGATTGTGCTGTTTGCGGTGTTCTGGGCCGTGCAGACCTGGGACGTCTGGGACGCCCAGGACCGCTACCCGGAAGAAGCCGTGCCGACCCTGGCCAATACGCCGACTCAGCCGGTGTAGCCGTCGATCTGCAGCGTCTGCCCGTCGCGCCGTAGCACCAACACCGCACCCGGCGCCGGAACGAGCCCCTCCACCGATTCCGCAGGCGCCGTCGCGGTCTGCGCGCACGTCCTCGCGTCGAACGTGCGCAGCGATCCCGGCGTGCCCCGGACGCCGCGGTCGGCAAGGACCAGAGTGTCGGGGAACGCGACGTAGGCAGGCTGGTCGACTCGTCGGCTCGGCACGTTCGTCCGAACCGCCTCGACGCCGTCGGGAACCTGGCACCGTTGACGGCCGTCCGACCCGAACAGGGTCAGCCGGGTGGTCCGGTCAGTCAGAAACCACACCACGAAATCATCACTGGGACCGTATGATTCGGCGAAGCGGCCATCTGCCGGTAATTCGGTGACGGTGCGGTGAACGATGTCGGCATACCTGGCGGCGTCGGGCGCACCGGCGCCCTGCAGCGAGATGACGACCCCGATGCCGTTGGCCGGCTTGGACCCGAGTTGGACGTACCGCTGTTCGATCGGCACCGCCGGGTCGATCTTCCTCTCCGACAGAACTGTGTCCCAACCGATTTCCCCTGTTTCGGGATCGAGGACACTCAACCAGACCTTGCCGTCCTGACACTGGACCGTGGACACCACGCCGGAGGCGGTCACCACGGGTTCGACAATGCCGCAACCGGGATGAGGTGCGGGCACACTCCACAACGCATGTCCGGTCCGGCTGTCATACCGGGTCCAGGTGTGCTGGTCATCCCACCCCACGATGAACGGACCGGTCGCAGAACGTAGACGTCCGCGGGCCGCCTCCTGCAAGCCCGCATCGTCACTGGCCCACAGGTATTCGCCGGTGACCGCATCCAAGCCGACCAGGCCGCCGCCGACGAACGCCAGCACCGTGGCGCCGTTGTCGACCACCCGCATCGCTTCGACGCCCACATCACCGGGGCCGGTACGCGCGTAGTGCCAGCGCTCCTTGCCGTCAGAACCGTAGGCCGTGATGCGGCCGTCGCGATACACCGCGAAACCGGCCCCCGCAGAGTCCATGTCATAGACCGGCAAACGTTGATCACCGAAGGCATCGGGCACCGACACGGTGAACGTCCGCTTCCCCAGCCCGGCGGGTACTGCGGGCACATCGGTAGCCGGCGCCGTCGTCGCGTCCACGAAGCGCCCGTCGTCACCCGCCCGCAACGCGCCCACGGTCACCACCGCGGCAACGACGACGGCGATCGCTGCACCGATCGCCAGCAACTTCACCGAGCCGCGTTCCAAGCGCGGGAAGGCGCGTGCCGCCAGGAACGCCGCCACTGCACCAGCCAGACACAAGCACCACGCCGCCGCACCGAGCGGCAATGCCGTGGTGACCGGGGCGCTGTCCATCACCTTGCGATAGAACGCCGGGATGCCCTGACTGACGTAGGCGATGACCAGTATCGCCGCCACGCCCGCCGCGCCGACCGGGGTAGCGGCAAGGTCACGGTCCGTACGTCCGCGCCACACGCTGTACGCCATCGCCGCGAGCAGCACCAGCGCGATCACCGTCACCGCCAGCACCATCCGATTCGGCAACGCGTCGCCCCAGCGGTGCAGGCCGAAGACGTACCAGCCGCTTTCACCTGCACTGCGCGGTGCAATCAGCCGCGCCCAGGCGCCCAACGCCACGGCCCACACCAACCAGACCACCGCCGCACCGGCCAGCACCGTGCCCACCTGGCGCAGCACGCCGAGGACCCGGACGGCGGCCTTCTGCACCCCTTCAGAACTCATGCGTGCCATCGTCACACGCCGCGACACCCAGGCAACGGCCCAGCCCCGGTGAAAACACCCGATAGAGTTGAGCGCGATGAGCCCTGCGCTGACCGTTCGTTACGACGGGTCGACCCGTACCTTTGCCCCAGGCAACGATGTCGTCATCGGCCGAGACCTCCGCGCCGACGTCCGCATCGCCCACCCGCTGATCTCGCGTGCCCACGTCGTGCTGCGTTTCGACCAAGGCCGATGGGTCGCGATCGACAACGGCAGCCTCAACGGCATGTACGCCAACGGCCGCCGGGTGCCCACGCTCGACATCCATGACGGCCAGGTCGTCAACATCGGCAACCCGGACGGCCCGCAGCTGACGTTCGAGGTCGGCCGGCATCAGGGAGCAGTCGGTCGCACCCCGACCGCGGCGGTGCCGATCGCGAATCGGCCCAGTGGCGCCTGGCCCACCCAGCCCGCCGCCCCCGGCCGGCAGCAGTACGGTCAGCCGCCCGCGGCCCAGCGCCCCGGCTACTCGTCCGGCCCGCAACCGCGCTACCCGACACCGCCCACCGGATATCCCAGCGGTCCGCAGGGCGGCTACCCGAGCGGCCCGCAGAGCGGGTATCCCCAGGGGCCATCGACCTATCAGCCCCCACCGGTACGCAACTCGAACCCGGCTCAGTCCTCGTCGCAGGCGCCCACCACGATGGGCCCGGCCGCCACCTCGGACCGCGGTAGCAGTGAGCCCGCCGGCAACATCGCCACCAGCATGCTCAAGATCCTGCGGCCGGGTCGCACCACCCCGGCGCCGGCAGGTGCGGTGAAGATCGGTCGCAACACCGACAACGACATCGTCATCCCCGACGTGCTGGCCTCGCGGCATCACGCCACCTTGATCCCGCTGCCCGGCGGCACCGAGATCCGCGACGAGCGCAGCATCAACGGCACGTTCCTCAACGGCACACGGGTCGAGTCGGCGGTCCTGCACGACGGGGACGTCATCACCATCGGCAACGTCGACCTGGTGTTCACCGGCGGCACCCTCGTGCGCCGCAGCGAAACCGAAGCCGACACCCGCACCGGCGGCCTCGAAGTGCGTGGCCTGACCTGGACCATCGAGGGCAACAAGACGCTGCTCGACAACATCTCCGTCGACGCCCGGCCCGGCACACTCACCGCGGTGATCGGCCCCTCGGGTGCGGGCAAGTCGACGTTCGCCAAGCAGGTCGCCGGCTACACACATCCGACCAGCGGCACCGTCACCTTCGAGGGCCACGACGTCCACGCCGAGTACGCCTCGCTGCGCTCCCGGATCGGCATGGTCCCGCAGGACGACGTGGTGCACGGTCAGCTGACCGTCCGCCAGGCCCTGATGTTCGCCGCCGAGCTGCGGCTGCCGCCGGACACCACCAAGGAAGACCGCGAACAGGTCGTCATGCAGGTGCTCGAGGAACTCGAGATGACCAAGCACCTCGACACTCGCGTCGACAAGCTGTCCGGCGGGCAGCGCAAGCGCGCCTCGGTCGCACTCGAACTGCTGACCGGCCCGTCGCTGCTGATCCTCGACGAGCCCACCTCCGGCCTCGACCCCGCGCTGGACCGGCAGGTGATGACCATGCTGCGCCAGCTGGCCGACGCCGGCCGCGTGGTGCTCGTCGTCACGCACTCGCTGACCTACCTGGATGTCTGTGATCAGGTGCTATTGCTGGCGCCCGGCGGTAAGACCGCATTCTGCGGGTCGCCCGATCAGATCGGCCCGGAGCTCGGCACCACCAACTGGGCCGACATCTTCAGCACCGTCGCGAGCGATCCGGCCGAGGCCGGCCGGCGCTACCTGGCCCGCACCGGCCCGGCCCCGGAGGCCGCGGCATCGTCGAACCAACCCGGGGACCTGGGTGCACCGGCCAAGACGAGCCTGCTGCGGCAGTTCTCCACGATCGCCCGCCGGCAGATGCGGCTGATCATCTCCGACCGCGGCTACTTCATCTTCCTGGCACTGCTGCCGTTCATAATGGGTGTGCTGTCCCTGTCGGTGCCCGGCACCGACGGCTTCGGCGTCCCCAACCCGATGGGCGATGCCCCCAATGAACCGGGCCAGATCCTGGTACTGCTCAACGTCGGTGCGATCTTCATGGGTACCGCCCTGACCATCCGCGACCTGATCGGTGAACGGGCGATCTTCCTCCGCGAGCAGGCGGTCGGGTTGTCCACCACGGCCTACCTGCTGGCCAAGGTGTGCGTGTACTCGGTGTTCGCCATCGTGCAGTCGGCGATCGTCACAGGCATCACGCTGGCGGGCAAGGGCTGGGGCGAAGGCGCGGTCGAGCACGGCGTGTTCATCCCCAACCGGTCACTGGAGCTGTTCTTCAGCATGGCCGCCACCACCGTCACCGCCGCCATGGTGGGCCTGGCGCTCTCGGCGCTGGCGAAATCCAACGAGCAGATCATGCCGCTCCTGGTCGTCGCGATCATGAGCCAGCTGGTGTTCTCCGGCGGCATGATCCCGGTGACCGGCCGCGTCGGCTTGGATCAGCTGTCCTGGATCACCCCGGCCCGGTGGGGTTTCGCCTCATCGGCGTCGACCGTAGATCTGATCCGGTTGGTCCCCGGCCCGCTGACACCCAAGGATGCGCACTGGGAGCACACCACCAGCGCCTGGCTCTTCGACATGGGCATGCTCGTCGCGCTGTCGTTGTTCTACGTCAGCTTCGTGCGCTGGAAGATCCGCCTCAAGGCCGGCTGAGCTCGCTCGGTACTCGGTCGCGCTCTCACTCTCCAATGTCACGCTGGAGTGGCGCTCGACCTCGAGCGCCACTCTGGTGTGACAGTGCGGTTTGGGGTGCCACGCTGGCGTGACGCTCGACGTCGGCAGCCACTCTGGCGTGATAAACGGCCGACGAGAGGGCCTCCGAGAGTCCGACAGCGGCCTCGGAGAGTCCGAGAGGGACTCGGGAGAGCTACCCGCCGTGGACGTCGAGGCCATGGGCGGCCGAGTAGGCCAGCGCCTGGGCGATGTCGATCTTGGCGCCGCGCACCTTCGCAGTGGTCCAGAAGGTGGGGTCGACGCGGGCGCCGCGCAGATCCGCCTCGTCGAGCTTGGCGTCCTGTACCCGCGCCCCGGTCAGGTCCGCCTGCCGCAGAACCGCCTTGCGCAGGTCCGCACCGACCAGGCTGGCCTCGCGTAACCGGCAGTCCGAGAGGTCGACGCCCCGCAGATCGCAGCCACCCAGCACGGCCAGGGTCAGATCCGACTCGATGATCTTGATCGGCCGCAGCCGGCATTCGGTGAACACCGAACCCAGCAGGCTGCAGTTGGTGAACGTGCTGTGCCACAGCGTGGCGCGGCGGAACGTACAGTTGCGGAACGCCGAGCCGGAATGCTCGGACTCGGACATGTCGACGCCGCTGAAATTGCACTCGGTGAACACCACGCGCTCAGTGCGCAACCGGCTCAGGGCTCCGTCATATTCCTCGGCGCGGAAGTCTACCCCGGTGAATTCCCTGTCCGCCCAGGTTGTTTCGTCAGCTACCACGCGTCAGCCGGGCAACGCGGAAAGCGTGGTCAACGAGTACTCGGTGACCGCGATCAGCGCAGCCTTGGCCGAGTTGCGGTCACGGGCATCCACGGCGACCACCGGGATGTGCTCCGGCAGCGCCAGGGCCTTGCGCACCGCCTGGGTGGGATGCTTTGGCGCGTCGTCGAACTCGTTCACCGCGACGATGAACGGCAGTTTGCGGGCCTCGAAGAAGTCGACCGCGGCGAAGCTGTCCTGCAGGCGACGGACGTCGACCAGGATGATCGCACCGATCGCACCGCGCACCAGGTCGTCCCACATGAACCAGAACCGTCGCTGCCCGGGGGTGCCGAACAGGTACAACACCAGATCCTCGTCCAGCGTGATCCGACCGAAGTCCATCGCGACCGTCGTGGTGCGCTTGTCCGGGGTGCCGTCCAAGGCATCGACACCCTCGGACACGTTGGTGACCAACGCTTCTGTGCGCAGCGGCATGATCTCGGAGACCGCGCCGACGAATGTCGTCTTCCCTACGCCGAACCCGCCAGATATGACGATCTTCGTCGAGGCGGCCCCACGCCGGGCGCCGCCGCCGGAGGCCGAGCGGGGTTCAGAGGGCTCGTAGGCCACGCAGGGTCCTTCCAATCAATTCGCGGCGTTCGTCGAAGCTCGCCGAGTCATCAAGGGTGGCTTCCACCCGTAGATAACCCTGCGTCACCAAGTCCCCGATCAGCACGCGCGCCACGCCGAGCGGGAGAGATAAATGAGCGGCAATCTCGGCAACCGAAGGAGTGCCGGTGCACAACTCTACGATCTGTGCGCGCACATCGTGCCCAGTCCAGCGCGGTTCACGTGTCGTGTCGGCTTTTTGCACCGGCGCTTCCAGCGGAAGATGCACCCGAGAGTCGGTGCGGCCGGCCGTCAGGGTGTACGGCCGCACCAAACTCGGTCGATCGGTGGTTTCCGGTTCGTCCACAGGCACCTCGCGAAGGGCAGAAGGATCAGGGACTCAGGACGGCTGCGGAGTACGGCGCGAAGACTGCACCACCGCACCGACCCGCTCGACCAGAATCGCCATCTCGTAGCCGACCTGCCCGATGTCACATGACGGGGTGGTCAGCGTCGCCAGATTGGAGCCGTCGCCCACCCGCATCAACAGCAGGTAACCGTTCTCCATCTCGACCACCGACTGCATCACATGACCGCCGTTGAACAACTGGGAGGCACCGGTGGCCAGGCTGGCCAGACCGGAAGCGACCGCCGCGAGTTGATCGGCCCGTTCGAGCGGCATGTGTTCGCTGGCAGCCATCAGCAGTCCGTCGGCCGAGACCAGCACCGCGTGGGACACCCCGGATACCTCGCGGGCGAACTTGGACACGAGCCAGTCCAGGGAGTCGCGCTGTGTCGGACGCGTCATTCGTTATCGGTTCCTCTGGTCTCACGGGCACGCGATCGCCCGGCGTGCACGCCCCCGAAAAGGTTGCTGGTGCTAGCGCGGACGGCCTCAGGATCACGCGGCGTGAACGCCGCGAACATGCCGCTGTCAGGTTCGTCTGCCGATGCTACCGTCTCCGAGCCATCGTCGTTGCGGTGCACTCCGCCGTTGCGGTGACGGCCGTTGGCGTCGGCCGAAGCCGCCACGACAGCGGCCACACCGCCCGGCACCAGGCGGGCGCCCGGCGTACGCATGGGCAGGCCTTCCTCGGTGTGCTGGTCGACGGGCGCGTCCTGCGCCGCGGCGGCCACCGACCACCCCTTCTCCCAGACCGTCTTCCAGTCCAGGTCGGCGCTGCGCACGTGGGTCGTCGGATCGATCTCGAATTCCGACATCATCGACTGATAGATCGAGTCACCCTGGACGTCCGGGCTCTCCGCCTGGACCGGGGCGGATTCGACCGGTTCTTCCCGGTTCTCGCCGGGATCATGCGCCGGAGCGCTGTGACCGTTCAGATCACTGTGGCCGTTCAGACCACTGTGACCGTTGAGATCACCAGCACCGTTGACGCCCTGGGTGGCGGCCTGCCCGCGGGATGCGAAGAACGACGAGGTGTTGGTGCGTGACGGCCGTCCGGACTCCACTTCGTCGTCGGCGGCCGCGCCCGGTGCTGTGTCCGCCGCCGGGGCGGCTTGGCCCTTGGCCAGGGCCGCACTCTCTTCGGTGTGTACCGGCCACTGCTGCGGCCATTCACTGACCGACTCGTCCGCCGGCTCCTCGACCGGCACCTCAGCCACCGGTTCCGGTTGCGGTTGCGGGGCGAGCGTGCCGGGCAGCTCCGAGATACCGCTGGCTCCCGGACTGCGCTGCGGCAGCAGGTCGAACGGAACCTCGCCACCATTGAGGTGGGATTCGTCGAGCCCGGATCCGACGCTCGAGCCATCGGCAGGATCGGCGTCCAACGACAACGCCGTGGCGATCCCGGCGTGGGCGTCGACGGGCCTGCCATAGGGAAGGTCCTCGACCTGGTCGCCACCATCCCGGGCCAACAATGTGGCCGGGAGGTACACCCCCGCCGTGGTGCCCGAGCTCGGCTCCTCGGCGACGGTGCTGCGCAGCCGCACCACCAGACCGTGCTGGGTGGCCAGTCGCCCGACCACGTACAGGCCCATGTGACGCGCGGTGTAGGGGTTGACCTCACCGCCGGACTGCAGACGGGTGTTGGCGACCCGCAGGTCCGCCTCGGTCATGCCCAGGCCGACGTCGCTGACCTCGATCACCAACGCACCCTTGGCCGCATGCACGGCCGACACCCGCACCTGCGAGATCGGCGGCGAGTAGCGCAGCGCATTGTCGAGCAGCTCAGCCAGGAGGTGGATCAGGTCGCCGGCCACCGCACCGGTGATCTCGACGTCGGCCACCGACGCGGTGACCACGCGGGTGTAGTCCTCGACTTCCGAGGCAGCGGCGTTGATGACCGTCGCCAACTGGACCGGCTTGCTGTGCTCGCGTGCCAACTTGGACCCGGACAGCACCAACAGGTTGGCCCCGTTCCGACGCATGCGGGCCGCGAGGTGGTCGAGCCGGAACAGGCTCTCCAGGCGCTGGGGGTCGTCCTCGTTGCGTTCCAGCTGGTCGATCAGTGACAACTGCTGGTCAACCAGGGAGCGGCTACGCCGCGACAACGTCTCGAACATGTCCGAGACCTGCAATTGCAGCTGAGCCTGTTCACCGGCGAGGAACACCGCCTGCTCGTGTAGCTCGTCGACGGCATGGGCCACCTGACCGATCTCTTCGGTGGTCTGCACCGGGATCGGGGTCACCGGGATCAGCTCGCCGCCGGCGCGGACCCGTTCGATCTCCTTGGCCAGATCCTGGTGGGCCACCCGCAGGGCGCTGTCCCGAAGCGTCCGCAGCGGGCGCACCAGCGAGCGGGCCACCAACAACACGATGACGATGGCGCTGATGATCGCGGTCGCGACCAGGATTGCGTCGCGGATCGCGTCGTTGCGGGCATCGTCGGCCTGAGCCTCGACCGCAGCCGGAATCGACGCGGTGGTGTTCTCGATGATCTGCCCGGCAATCGTGTTGGTGGCCTGCAACGAGGCCACCATGTCCGGGTTACCGACCAGCGGAATCGCCGGGTTGGACATCATCGCCATGCGCTTGACCATCTCGGCGCGCAGCGTGGCCGCCTCCTCGGAGCCACCTCCCAGCACCTTGGTCAGTGCCGCGACCGTGGATGGTTCGGTACCGGCCATCGTGATCATCGAGGTGCGGAGCAACGGTTCCGGCTCAGCGCCGCCGGCGGTGACCAGCATCTGTTGAATGGCCATCTGCCCGCGGGCACCGACCGCCCGGGACAGCGCCTCCACCTGGGCCTGAACCGACTGCTGGTTGCTGTGCACCGAACCGGTGATGGCAGCTTCCCCGGTCAGCAGCAGCGGGCCGTAGTCGAGGATGCGCTGGCGCAGGTCGATCGAGTTCGCCATCACCGCGTCGACCAGTTCCGGCCCCTTGGTGAGCAGACTGCCCACCGCCTGGCCGACATCTTCGGCCGCATCGGTGGCTTCCAGGCGTTGCTGCAGATCAGATTTCCGGTCGTCGAACGTGGACATCGCCGCTTGCCCGTCGCCGCCTTCAGTAGCGGCGATGAGGACGCCCTCCATCGCAGCCATGTAGTCGTCGATGTGCGGAATCAATTCGGCCCGGTCGGCCGCCAACCGGAGATCTCCAGCCACGGCGGCACTGGCATAGATACGCAACCCACCGAACGTCGCCGCCAGGATCAACGGCACGATGACGATGGCAAGGACTTTCCGATTGACCGGCCAATTGGCCGGTGACCAGCGGGAAGGACGCTTGGCCGGAGTCGACGGCGTTGGGGAGAATTCGACGAGGGTGCCGTCAGCCTGCTTCAACTGCGTAAAGGCAGTCATCGGCACCCAACCGCACTACCTGCTGCGTGGCCGCAATTTACTCGTGGGGCGTGATTCATAAGACTTCCTGCTGTTTCCACCCACGCTGGGGCGGGCGTCAAACGCCTTGGCAATTGCACGAGTATGACAGCAGCTCGCGGGCGTTTCCACAATTCTTACTGAACAGACAGAGTTCGTGACCGAGCTGTAGCGCAGTCGTGTGGTAATCGAGCAAACAACAACGTCCTTGCCGGATCGCGTGCCGATTTCGCACTCGGATTTGAGGACAGATTTCACGGCCGCATTTGCATCCCGATTCGTCACAAGGCGGGTCGCCATACGATCATCGACGGATGTTCCGGGTGATGTTCTTTTCTCCCCGCATCGCACCCAATACGGGCAATGCGATCAGGATGGTGGCGGGCACCGGGTGCGAGCTGCACCTGGTCGAGCCACTGGGTTTCGATCTGTCCGAACCCAAGCTGCGCCGGGCCGGTCTGGACTACCACGACCTGGCATCGGTGACGGTGCACGCTGATCTGGAGGCAGCCTGGCGCGCCTTGATGCCAGGCCGGGTGTACGCGTTCACCGCACACGCATCGACCTCATTCACCGACGTCTCCTACCAACCGGGCGACGTGCTGATGTTCGGCCCGGAACCCACCGGGCT encodes:
- a CDS encoding tRNA (cytidine(34)-2'-O)-methyltransferase, with product MFRVMFFSPRIAPNTGNAIRMVAGTGCELHLVEPLGFDLSEPKLRRAGLDYHDLASVTVHADLEAAWRALMPGRVYAFTAHASTSFTDVSYQPGDVLMFGPEPTGLDAQTLADPNITAQVRIPMLPGRRSLNLSNAAAVAAYEAWRQHGFAGGV
- a CDS encoding HAMP domain-containing sensor histidine kinase is translated as MTAFTQLKQADGTLVEFSPTPSTPAKRPSRWSPANWPVNRKVLAIVIVPLILAATFGGLRIYASAAVAGDLRLAADRAELIPHIDDYMAAMEGVLIAATEGGDGQAAMSTFDDRKSDLQQRLEATDAAEDVGQAVGSLLTKGPELVDAVMANSIDLRQRILDYGPLLLTGEAAITGSVHSNQQSVQAQVEALSRAVGARGQMAIQQMLVTAGGAEPEPLLRTSMITMAGTEPSTVAALTKVLGGGSEEAATLRAEMVKRMAMMSNPAIPLVGNPDMVASLQATNTIAGQIIENTTASIPAAVEAQADDARNDAIRDAILVATAIISAIVIVLLVARSLVRPLRTLRDSALRVAHQDLAKEIERVRAGGELIPVTPIPVQTTEEIGQVAHAVDELHEQAVFLAGEQAQLQLQVSDMFETLSRRSRSLVDQQLSLIDQLERNEDDPQRLESLFRLDHLAARMRRNGANLLVLSGSKLAREHSKPVQLATVINAAASEVEDYTRVVTASVADVEITGAVAGDLIHLLAELLDNALRYSPPISQVRVSAVHAAKGALVIEVSDVGLGMTEADLRVANTRLQSGGEVNPYTARHMGLYVVGRLATQHGLVVRLRSTVAEEPSSGTTAGVYLPATLLARDGGDQVEDLPYGRPVDAHAGIATALSLDADPADGSSVGSGLDESHLNGGEVPFDLLPQRSPGASGISELPGTLAPQPQPEPVAEVPVEEPADESVSEWPQQWPVHTEESAALAKGQAAPAADTAPGAAADDEVESGRPSRTNTSSFFASRGQAATQGVNGAGDLNGHSGLNGHSDLNGHSAPAHDPGENREEPVESAPVQAESPDVQGDSIYQSMMSEFEIDPTTHVRSADLDWKTVWEKGWSVAAAAQDAPVDQHTEEGLPMRTPGARLVPGGVAAVVAASADANGRHRNGGVHRNDDGSETVASADEPDSGMFAAFTPRDPEAVRASTSNLFGGVHAGRSRARETRGTDNE